From one Flavobacterium sp. N502536 genomic stretch:
- a CDS encoding ArsR/SmtB family transcription factor: MEAIEIFKALSNKSRLQMLEWLKEPEINFPDQLQHSGFEHGVCVGQIQAKAGLTQSTVSEYLSILQRAGFIEAKRVGQWTYYKRNEGAFEALSKLIQSNL, from the coding sequence ATGGAAGCGATAGAAATTTTTAAAGCATTGTCAAACAAGTCCAGATTACAAATGCTGGAATGGCTAAAAGAGCCCGAAATTAACTTTCCGGATCAGCTCCAGCACTCCGGATTTGAACATGGAGTTTGTGTGGGCCAAATACAGGCCAAAGCCGGACTAACCCAATCCACAGTATCCGAATACCTGTCTATTTTACAGCGCGCTGGTTTTATCGAGGCCAAACGTGTTGGGCAATGGACTTATTATAAACGCAACGAAGGTGCCTTTGAAGCACTCAGTAAATTAATTCAATCTAATTTGTAA
- a CDS encoding TlpA family protein disulfide reductase → MKKTLLILGFLCCVATSSKAQVVGTDVGDIAPEIDLPDAKGNNVALSSLRGEFVLVDFWASWCGPCIKEQPELLKLYNTYSGKFSIYSVSMDTKKALWLGAIAKQKLTWTQVSDLKYWSSPAASDYMLQAVPLNFLIDKNGIILAKNIHGNALNEMLKSLLTAQ, encoded by the coding sequence ATGAAAAAAACACTACTTATTCTAGGTTTCCTATGCTGTGTTGCCACGAGTTCTAAAGCTCAGGTTGTAGGAACTGATGTTGGAGACATTGCTCCGGAAATTGACCTACCGGATGCAAAAGGAAATAATGTTGCACTTTCTTCTTTAAGAGGAGAATTTGTTTTAGTTGACTTTTGGGCATCGTGGTGTGGCCCTTGTATCAAAGAGCAGCCTGAATTGCTAAAATTGTACAACACCTATTCCGGCAAGTTTTCGATTTACAGCGTTTCTATGGACACGAAAAAAGCACTTTGGCTGGGAGCCATTGCCAAACAAAAATTGACATGGACACAGGTGAGTGACTTAAAATACTGGAGTTCTCCTGCCGCGAGCGATTATATGCTTCAAGCGGTGCCTTTAAACTTTCTGATTGATAAAAACGGAATCATACTGGCAAAAAACATTCATGGAAATGCGTTGAATGAAATGTTGAAAAGCTTACTTACTGCTCAGTAA